A single Pseudomonas putida DNA region contains:
- a CDS encoding TetR/AcrR family transcriptional regulator, with protein sequence MTDPVAPLSPPEPSATRQPRKNNPEKTREDILQAAINEFVQQGLAGARVDAIAERTATSKRMIYYYFGSKEQLYVECLVKLYGDIRKTEQSLDLESLPAEQAIRRLAEFTFDHHDRNVDFVRMVCTENIHYGEYVKKSPAIREMSSLVLQALSSTLERGVKAGVFRPGIEVIDLHMLMSSFCFYRVSNRHTFGDIFQIDLADEQVKQRHRQMICDVVLSYIRA encoded by the coding sequence ATGACCGACCCCGTAGCCCCCCTCAGCCCGCCTGAACCCTCGGCTACGCGCCAACCGCGCAAGAACAACCCCGAGAAAACCCGCGAGGACATCCTCCAGGCCGCCATCAACGAGTTCGTCCAGCAAGGCCTGGCGGGCGCGCGCGTGGATGCCATCGCCGAGCGTACGGCCACCTCCAAGCGCATGATCTACTACTACTTCGGCAGCAAGGAGCAGCTGTACGTCGAGTGCCTGGTCAAGCTCTACGGCGATATCCGCAAGACCGAGCAGAGCCTGGACCTGGAGTCGCTGCCGGCCGAGCAGGCGATTCGCCGGCTGGCCGAGTTCACCTTCGACCACCACGACCGCAACGTCGATTTCGTGCGCATGGTCTGCACCGAGAACATCCACTACGGCGAATACGTCAAGAAGTCCCCGGCCATCCGCGAGATGAGCAGCCTGGTGCTGCAGGCATTGAGCAGCACCCTGGAGCGTGGCGTGAAAGCGGGCGTGTTCCGCCCAGGCATCGAGGTCATCGATCTGCACATGCTGATGAGTTCGTTCTGCTTCTACCGGGTGTCCAACCGCCACACCTTCGGCGACATCTTCCAGATCGACCTGGCCGACGAGCAGGTCAAGCAGCGCCACCGGCAGATGATCTGCGACGTGGTGCTGAGCTACATCCGCGCCTGA
- a CDS encoding GlxA family transcriptional regulator yields MPTPRQFSKKTSTSNMLRLKASAGSPEAPYRVDFILLEHFSMASFTVAMDVLVTANLLRADSFRFTPLSLKGDRVLSDLGLELVASELSANELKELDLLIVCGGLRTPLKYPELDRLLGDCATHGMALGGLWNGAWFLGRAGVLDDYGCSIHPEQRASLSERSPQTRITPASFTLDRDRLSAASPNGAMELMLGLVRRLYGDGLAEGVEEILSFSGARYRQVGPGAKKSMSLHLRTIVELMENNLEETLSLDQLAAYSGRSRRQIDRLFQAQLGTSPRRYYMELRITKSRRLLQYSDLSVMEVAVACGFVSVSHFSKCYAAYFGYPPSREQRLGE; encoded by the coding sequence GTGCCCACCCCACGCCAGTTCAGCAAGAAGACCAGCACCAGCAACATGCTGCGGCTAAAGGCCAGCGCCGGAAGCCCCGAGGCCCCCTACCGCGTCGACTTCATCCTGCTCGAGCATTTCTCGATGGCCAGCTTCACCGTGGCCATGGACGTGCTGGTCACCGCCAACCTGCTGCGCGCCGACAGCTTCCGCTTCACTCCGCTGTCACTCAAGGGCGACCGGGTGCTGAGCGACCTGGGCCTGGAACTGGTCGCCAGCGAGCTGTCCGCCAACGAACTCAAGGAACTCGACCTGCTGATCGTCTGCGGCGGCCTGCGTACGCCGCTGAAATACCCCGAACTCGACCGTTTGCTGGGCGACTGCGCGACCCACGGCATGGCCCTGGGCGGGCTGTGGAACGGCGCCTGGTTCCTCGGCCGTGCCGGCGTGCTCGACGACTACGGCTGCAGCATCCACCCCGAACAGCGCGCCAGCCTGTCCGAGCGCAGCCCGCAAACCCGCATCACCCCGGCCAGCTTCACCCTCGACCGCGACCGCCTCAGCGCCGCCAGCCCCAATGGCGCCATGGAACTCATGCTCGGCCTGGTGCGCCGCCTGTACGGCGACGGCCTGGCCGAAGGCGTGGAAGAAATCCTGTCGTTCTCTGGCGCGCGCTACCGCCAGGTCGGCCCTGGGGCGAAAAAGTCCATGAGCCTGCACCTGCGCACCATTGTCGAGCTGATGGAAAACAACCTCGAAGAAACCCTCAGCCTCGACCAGCTGGCCGCCTACAGCGGCCGCTCGCGCCGGCAGATCGACCGCCTGTTCCAGGCCCAGCTCGGCACCTCGCCGCGGCGCTACTACATGGAACTGCGCATCACCAAGAGCCGCCGCCTGCTGCAGTATTCCGACCTGTCGGTGATGGAAGTGGCAGTGGCCTGCGGCTTCGTTTCGGTGTCGCACTTCAGCAAGTGCTACGCCGCCTATTTCGGCTACCCGCCGTCACGCGAGCAACGGCTGGGCGAGTAA
- a CDS encoding LysR substrate-binding domain-containing protein, translating to MTLDRLPPLNAVRAFEAAARLGSYVAAAQALHVTQPAIGRHVKILEDWLGVRLLDRSPRGVSLTPEGAYYYQSVSEALKMLAHAGQVVGRRVPERWLRILCVPAFASRWLTPRIEALKALRPELKIAIEPNATFTSVDARQADLAIAYGLPGELSGVHEVLIRPEVFAVCSPAFRATLPLALAVADLPRCKLIHVDSGSWWSSWFAAQGIRQCVKADTSHVSNDIVLNLAKAGHGIALATEVLVAQELADGSLVRCVAQGVALESYQVLSPTPTPGEDALWFMAWLRENLRGGFPNAAC from the coding sequence ATGACCCTCGACCGGCTCCCTCCCCTGAACGCCGTGCGCGCCTTTGAGGCCGCTGCGCGCCTGGGCAGCTACGTCGCCGCCGCCCAGGCATTGCATGTGACCCAGCCCGCCATCGGCCGGCATGTGAAGATTCTCGAAGACTGGCTGGGCGTGCGCCTGCTCGACCGCTCGCCGCGGGGCGTGAGCCTGACCCCGGAAGGCGCCTATTACTACCAATCCGTCTCGGAGGCCTTGAAGATGCTGGCCCATGCCGGCCAGGTGGTGGGCCGCCGGGTACCCGAGCGCTGGCTGCGGATCCTGTGCGTGCCCGCCTTCGCCTCGCGCTGGCTGACTCCGCGTATCGAGGCGCTCAAGGCCCTGCGCCCGGAGCTGAAGATCGCCATCGAACCCAACGCCACCTTCACCAGCGTCGATGCCCGCCAGGCGGACCTGGCCATCGCCTATGGCTTGCCGGGGGAATTGTCGGGAGTGCACGAAGTACTGATCCGCCCAGAGGTGTTTGCCGTCTGCTCACCCGCTTTCAGGGCGACGCTGCCCTTGGCGCTGGCGGTGGCCGACCTGCCCAGGTGCAAACTGATCCATGTCGACAGTGGCAGCTGGTGGAGCAGCTGGTTCGCCGCCCAGGGCATACGGCAATGCGTCAAGGCCGACACCTCCCATGTGAGCAACGACATTGTGCTGAACCTGGCCAAGGCGGGGCATGGCATTGCCTTGGCCACCGAAGTGCTGGTGGCACAAGAGCTGGCCGACGGTAGCCTGGTACGCTGCGTGGCCCAAGGGGTGGCGCTGGAAAGTTACCAGGTACTGAGCCCGACACCCACGCCCGGCGAGGATGCGCTGTGGTTCATGGCCTGGCTGCGGGAGAACCTGCGTGGCGGCTTCCCGAACGCCGCGTGCTGA
- a CDS encoding serine hydrolase domain-containing protein: MSGVAHAAEDKGPCGVPGLKTCPQPFDKTLPAAKDMLSWDQATRVVGFRNTYRLYGGDVFSTQGAKPFPLPEAAHKLAAVRYTLDGKPQGIADYERNQSVTGLLILKDGKVAYEHYAQGNTPQTLWTSRSVAKSVVSVLVGVAIKQGKIHSVDDKITRYIPELEGTAWQDVTLHQLLQHTSGVVWDENYASKDSDFSHMTQCEATPDPYTCVFNLVKSVKRKPGVKPGEVWSYNTGGAWLVGRVLENATGQTLAKNLEAQIWSRYGMQQDGVWHALVPGKVDMGGHGFNATLRDWGRFGQFVMSGGQLPSGEKLLPDDWIARSTHWTQAKGSVTAAAPNGQYGYQWWYNAPAADANLEPKKTTTSDQTFWALGIYGQTIAINPAEKLVMVQWSTWKNAETPSSLYDEQAVFVNAVSQALHP; this comes from the coding sequence ATGAGTGGCGTGGCCCACGCCGCAGAAGACAAAGGGCCATGCGGCGTGCCAGGGTTGAAAACCTGCCCGCAACCCTTCGACAAGACATTGCCTGCGGCCAAGGACATGCTCAGCTGGGACCAGGCCACCCGGGTGGTCGGCTTCCGCAATACCTACCGCCTGTATGGCGGCGATGTGTTCAGCACCCAGGGCGCCAAGCCGTTCCCGCTGCCCGAAGCGGCCCACAAGCTGGCCGCGGTGCGCTACACCCTGGACGGCAAGCCACAAGGCATCGCTGACTATGAGCGCAACCAGAGCGTCACCGGCCTGCTGATCCTCAAGGACGGCAAGGTCGCCTACGAGCACTATGCCCAGGGCAACACGCCACAGACCCTGTGGACCTCCCGCTCGGTGGCCAAGTCGGTGGTCAGCGTGCTGGTCGGGGTAGCGATCAAGCAGGGCAAGATACATTCGGTAGACGACAAGATCACCCGCTACATCCCCGAGCTCGAAGGCACCGCCTGGCAGGACGTGACCCTGCATCAGTTGCTGCAGCACACCTCGGGCGTGGTCTGGGACGAAAACTACGCCTCGAAGGATTCCGACTTCTCCCACATGACCCAATGCGAAGCGACGCCGGACCCTTACACCTGCGTGTTCAACCTGGTGAAGTCGGTGAAGCGCAAGCCAGGTGTGAAACCGGGCGAAGTGTGGTCGTACAACACCGGCGGCGCCTGGCTGGTCGGCCGGGTCCTGGAAAATGCTACCGGCCAGACACTGGCCAAGAACCTCGAAGCGCAGATCTGGAGCCGCTACGGCATGCAGCAGGACGGCGTCTGGCATGCACTGGTGCCGGGCAAGGTCGACATGGGTGGGCATGGTTTCAACGCCACGCTGCGGGACTGGGGCCGCTTTGGCCAGTTCGTGATGAGTGGCGGCCAGTTGCCAAGCGGCGAAAAACTGTTGCCGGATGACTGGATCGCCCGCTCCACCCACTGGACCCAGGCCAAGGGTTCGGTGACGGCGGCGGCGCCGAACGGGCAGTACGGTTACCAGTGGTGGTACAACGCACCGGCTGCCGATGCCAACCTTGAGCCGAAGAAGACCACGACCAGTGACCAGACCTTCTGGGCGCTGGGCATCTACGGCCAGACCATCGCGATCAACCCGGCCGAGAAACTGGTGATGGTGCAGTGGTCGACCTGGAAGAACGCCGAAACGCCGAGTTCCCTCTATGACGAGCAGGCGGTTTTCGTCAACGCGGTGTCCCAGGCCTTGCACCCATAG
- a CDS encoding PLDc N-terminal domain-containing protein, with protein MEIGTIWIIVAALVILLEIFAIWHIIGSDRRAERKMLWIVFVVYAPFPGLLFWAWRGPRAVKGRAVLQEK; from the coding sequence ATGGAAATCGGAACGATCTGGATCATTGTCGCGGCCTTGGTCATCCTGCTGGAGATCTTCGCCATCTGGCACATCATCGGCAGCGATCGGCGCGCGGAACGCAAGATGCTGTGGATCGTGTTCGTGGTCTATGCACCGTTCCCGGGGTTGCTGTTCTGGGCCTGGCGTGGGCCACGGGCGGTGAAGGGCAGGGCGGTGCTGCAGGAAAAATGA
- a CDS encoding RidA family protein: MTHAFQLFNPQGLYDPSANAYSHVAEVSAGSRLLFIAGQGGEDGNGQLSHEFAEQARQALANLQTALVSKGAGLAQVFKLTLLIVDHSEARLAQWVAEADRAWGGHMKPTCTLIPVARLALDGMLVEIEAVAAVA, translated from the coding sequence ATGACCCACGCATTCCAGTTGTTCAATCCTCAAGGCCTGTACGACCCCAGCGCCAATGCCTATTCCCATGTTGCCGAGGTCAGCGCCGGTAGCCGCCTGCTGTTTATCGCGGGGCAGGGTGGGGAGGATGGCAATGGGCAGCTTTCACATGAATTCGCCGAACAGGCCCGCCAGGCACTGGCCAATCTGCAGACTGCGCTGGTTTCGAAAGGGGCAGGCCTGGCACAGGTGTTCAAGCTGACGTTGCTGATTGTCGATCACAGCGAGGCGCGGTTGGCGCAATGGGTGGCCGAGGCGGACAGGGCCTGGGGCGGGCACATGAAGCCGACCTGCACGCTGATACCGGTAGCGCGCCTGGCGCTGGATGGCATGCTGGTGGAGATCGAGGCCGTGGCCGCTGTGGCATAA